The Halomicronema hongdechloris C2206 genome includes a window with the following:
- a CDS encoding CocE/NonD family hydrolase: MSLQTSDGCRLDADVYYPLAAGPFPVLLMRQPYGRAIASTVVYGHPSWYAGHGYIVVIQDVRGRGTSTGDFRLFAHEGRDGLETVEWAANLPQSNGRVGMYGFSYQGMTQLYAAAARPPALKALAPAMVGYDLYRDWAYENGALLLQVGLSWALQLAADTARLQGREADYQRLYAAAHDLPLTKARPACPQVLAELAPESFFHEWLAHRQRDDYWQALQPHLKDVDLPMLHVGGWFDPYLRGNLRLYREMVARSGHLQHLWIGPWGHIPWSRRVGALDLGPAAESPIDRLQLRWFDHWLKGEDSGLLQDSPVNLFEMGSNRWRGCQGWPLARERQYRWVSTGLASVRQDDGQLRWSKTGPAGPSHVPDHGEVPPLAEDILVHDPWRPVPSLGGHASVPAGPFDRAVIDCRSDVLTYTTEPLLEAMQLLGQGRLKVTCAADAPSFDLCAVVSQVYPDSRVMHLTQGYGRFETSQRQVRELPLHPVSVSIPAGHALRLSLSAACFPAYAVNPGTGTAPGQARPLEARVITVTVWGGEASALCLPIGGEA, from the coding sequence ATGTCCTTACAGACCTCCGACGGGTGTCGCCTCGATGCGGATGTTTATTATCCGCTGGCAGCAGGTCCCTTCCCGGTCTTGTTGATGCGACAACCCTATGGCCGCGCCATTGCCTCTACGGTGGTCTATGGCCATCCCAGCTGGTACGCCGGCCATGGCTATATCGTGGTGATTCAAGATGTGCGGGGCCGGGGGACATCAACTGGTGACTTCCGCCTCTTTGCCCACGAAGGTCGGGATGGTCTGGAGACGGTAGAGTGGGCGGCTAATTTGCCCCAGAGCAATGGCCGCGTCGGCATGTATGGATTTTCCTACCAGGGCATGACTCAACTCTATGCGGCGGCAGCTCGCCCCCCGGCCTTGAAGGCATTGGCTCCAGCGATGGTTGGCTATGACTTATATCGCGACTGGGCCTATGAAAATGGGGCGTTATTGTTGCAAGTGGGGTTGAGTTGGGCCCTGCAACTAGCGGCTGACACTGCTCGCTTACAGGGCAGGGAAGCTGACTATCAGCGGCTCTATGCGGCGGCCCATGATCTGCCTCTGACTAAGGCTAGGCCCGCCTGTCCCCAAGTGTTGGCGGAGTTGGCTCCAGAGTCATTCTTCCATGAGTGGCTGGCCCATCGCCAACGGGATGATTACTGGCAAGCACTACAGCCGCATCTCAAGGATGTTGATCTCCCCATGCTCCACGTGGGGGGATGGTTTGATCCCTATCTGCGGGGAAATCTGCGGCTATACCGAGAGATGGTGGCCCGCAGTGGCCATCTCCAGCACCTCTGGATTGGTCCCTGGGGCCATATCCCTTGGAGCCGTCGGGTCGGGGCCCTCGACTTGGGCCCGGCGGCGGAGAGTCCCATCGACCGGCTGCAGTTGCGTTGGTTCGATCACTGGCTGAAGGGAGAGGATAGTGGGCTGCTGCAGGACTCACCGGTGAACCTATTTGAAATGGGGAGTAATCGCTGGCGAGGCTGCCAAGGTTGGCCTCTGGCCCGGGAGCGGCAGTACCGTTGGGTTAGTACGGGGCTAGCCAGTGTGCGGCAAGACGATGGCCAGTTGCGATGGTCAAAGACCGGCCCTGCAGGGCCATCGCACGTTCCTGACCATGGGGAAGTCCCCCCACTAGCAGAAGACATTTTGGTCCATGATCCTTGGCGACCGGTTCCGTCTCTGGGCGGCCATGCCAGCGTCCCCGCCGGTCCCTTCGATCGAGCCGTCATTGACTGCCGCAGTGATGTGTTAACTTACACCACCGAGCCCCTGCTAGAGGCGATGCAGCTGCTGGGCCAGGGCAGGCTCAAGGTCACCTGTGCCGCCGATGCCCCCAGCTTTGACCTCTGTGCCGTGGTCTCTCAAGTCTATCCCGATAGTCGAGTGATGCATCTAACCCAGGGCTATGGCCGTTTCGAGACATCTCAGCGGCAGGTTAGGGAGTTGCCGTTACACCCCGTCTCTGTGTCTATCCCAGCCGGTCATGCCCTGCGGCTGAGTCTCAGTGCCGCCTGTTTCCCAGCCTACGCGGTGAATCCTGGCACGGGGACGGCACCAGGACAGGCTCGGCCGCTGGAAGCCCGAGTGATTACGGTCACCGTCTGGGGAGGAGAGGCGTCTGCACTATGCCTGCCAATCGGCGGTGAAGCTTAA
- the hisB gene encoding imidazoleglycerol-phosphate dehydratase HisB, translating to MQTFDRRNDVAVPTPPSSQPLTRRATVHRQTGETDVTISLTIDGSGQCVAATGIPFLDHMLHQLASHGLFDLEVRASGDLDIDDHHTNEDVGITLGMAFKQALGDRKGIVRFGHFLAPLDEALIQVALDFSGRPHLSYGLDIPTQRVGSYDTQLVREFFVAVVNHSQMTLHIRQLDGLNSHHIIEATFKAFARSLRMAAEVDPRRADQIPSSKGVL from the coding sequence ATGCAGACATTCGATCGCCGCAACGACGTAGCAGTCCCCACGCCCCCCTCCTCCCAGCCGCTAACCCGCAGGGCTACGGTCCACCGCCAAACCGGTGAAACCGACGTGACCATCAGCCTTACCATCGATGGCAGCGGCCAGTGTGTGGCCGCCACCGGCATCCCCTTTCTAGACCACATGCTGCATCAGCTGGCCTCCCACGGCCTATTCGACCTGGAAGTACGGGCCAGCGGCGATTTAGACATTGACGATCACCACACCAATGAAGATGTCGGCATTACCCTGGGCATGGCTTTTAAACAGGCCCTAGGCGATCGCAAGGGCATTGTCCGCTTCGGCCACTTTCTCGCCCCCCTGGACGAAGCCCTGATTCAGGTGGCGCTGGATTTCTCTGGCCGGCCTCATCTCAGCTATGGTCTGGACATTCCCACCCAGCGAGTCGGCAGCTACGATACGCAGCTGGTGCGAGAGTTTTTCGTGGCCGTGGTTAACCACAGCCAGATGACCCTGCACATTCGCCAACTGGATGGCCTCAATTCTCACCACATCATTGAGGCCACCTTCAAGGCCTTCGCCCGCTCCCTGCGCATGGCCGCTGAAGTCGATCCCCGCCGCGCCGATCAAATTCCCAGTTCCAAAGGGGTACTTTAA